A genomic region of Thunnus albacares chromosome 2, fThuAlb1.1, whole genome shotgun sequence contains the following coding sequences:
- the LOC122992273 gene encoding uncharacterized protein LOC122992273 isoform X1, whose amino-acid sequence MHSVLHVSETAIQDIVENLAQIFTLSKPLVRDSVIKVLGEHDQSINEALLEELVEAVMKSNVFVSATAEGAELSSAKRRKTFVRSHYPLVMPVQYAVDSLGHTAVYVPILQMLQTMFKNTDLLDKIQETKPSPPGMYMSHEDGMYFKENQLLSAAEDLKLSLILYVDDIELANPLGTARKIHKLCAVYWLLANVPSIYRSSLHIIQLALLCKVPDLQSCGYESVLSPLLKDLHTLEQDGIFIEPVGQCVKGTVMCVAADNLAAHGLAGFVQCFRGHYVCRFCCCTTDQIQSTEVSEGEFSMRTRASHDVHVQNVVQGENASHFGVKAECTLSKTLQHFHPISGFPPDILHDLFEGIVPVELALCIREMIRLKYFTLEYLNTKIRSFPYQHSDRLDKPQPIPKNFAAKLSIGGNGHENSTLLRLLPLMVGSKVPEGDETWAILMDLKEIVQLVLSPSFTEDSIQYMQTKISDHRQGLQAVFPDFKLRPKHHYLEHYPELTRCFGPLVHLWTMRFEGKHRFFKRVIHDTQNFKNVLKTLATRHQHMMAYHLSAPLFFRPLTRASSVTSVQIATLPQVAKDFIETKTESQNIYSTSKVSINGTDFANGMFVSADQTGGLPNFSRIERVLLVDNSVSFLCRNYKCWYSEHLRSFELTSTGNTSVLQLSELNDTEMAAQNFLLHVHTSTDIVRKMTLSSRPESVDELKTMIGEKFNLDFNFSLSYQDPDFDGQLCSLLDIEELPQKAVLKVIRSESDASSVASDDTIILPHAMTPDRVNRWPDVFPVPIFSYEVEFLLSDGNATYDRTGKTLKLSRRQKHDILETLAAKMHSFKAYPNDKEVSMVAEALVIKHPCLKEPGSQTGWYGWKNSLKFKMGNFRTKLSRAGFHEVAINSGKRSRNNPNKPSPHTNIKRPKRAEVNFLPNFPRGENAASLERLRLQIVDEVKKSDKNLSLIGKLMQTTFALRRNEIVSDDPPVDEILERWPALKMESQVKTFFVLHLFEQIYHI is encoded by the exons ATGCACAGTGTTCTGCATGTGTCAGAGACAGCGATACAAGACATAGTGGAAAATCTGgcacaaatattcacattgtcCAAACCCCTTGTGAGAGACTCTGTCATCAAGGTTTTAGGAGAGCATGATCAGTCTATCAATGAGGCCCTTCTTGAGGAATTGGTGGAAGCTGTCATgaaaagtaatgtttttgtcagtgctACTGCTGAAGGTGCAGAGCTGTCCAGTGCTAAACGGAGGAAAACATTTGTAAGAAGTCACTACCCTCTGGTAATGCCAGTGCAATATGCTGTGGATTCCCTTGGACACACAGCAGTGTATGTTCCAATACTACAGATGCTTcaaacaatgtttaaaaatacagatctTCTTGACAAGATTCAAGAAACTAAACCATCACCACCTGGAATGTACATGTCTCATGAAGATGGAATGTATTTCAAAGAAAATCAATTGTTGTCAGCGGCAGAAGACCTTAAGTTGTCTCTGATTTTATATGTGGATGACATTGAACTAGCTAATCCTTTAGGCACAGCTAGAAAGATCCACAAGCTTTGTGCGGTGTACTGGTTGCTAGCCAATGTGCCCAGTATATATAGGTCCAGCCTTCATATCATACAACTAGCTCTGTTGTGCAAAGTACCTGATCTGCAGAGTTGTGGTTATGAAAGTGTTCTTTCACCTTTGCTGAAAGACTTGCATACTCTTGAGCAGGATGGCATTTTTATCGAACCTGTCGGCCAATGCGTAAAGGGCACTGTcatgtgtgttgctgctgatAATTTGGCTGCCCATGGTCTGGCAGGCTTTGTGCAGTGTTTCAGAGGACACTATGTCTGCAGATTTTGTTGCTGTACTACAGACCAAATACAGTCCACTGAAGTTTCTGAAGGAGAGTTTAGCATGAGAACAAGGGCCTCCCATGACGTACATGTGCAGAATGTTGTGCAAGGAGAAAATGCATCTCATTTTGGTGTAAAGGCTGAGTGCACTCTCAGTAAGACACTACAGCATTTTCATCCTATTTCTGGTTTCCCACCTGATATACTTCACGACCTTTTTGAAGGTATTGTGCCAGTTGAGTTGGCCTTGTGCATTCGTGAAATGATTCGTCTTAAGTATTTCACTCTTGAATATCTTAACACAAAAATACGTTCATTTCCATATCAGCACTCTGATAGGCTTGATAAACCACAACCAATCCCAAAGAATTTTGCGGCCAAACTAAGCATTGGTGGAAATGGACATGAAAATTCCACTTTGCTGAGGTTATTGCCCCTTATGGTGGGAAGTAAAGTTCCTGAAGGAGATGAAACCTGGGCTATTTTGATGGACCTGAAAGAAATCGTGCAGCTAGTACTCTCCCCATCTTTCACAGAAGATTCCATCCAGTACATGCAGACTAAGATAAGTGATCACAGACAGGGTCTTCAAGCAGTGTTTCCAGATTTTAAGCTCCGACCCAAACATCATTACCTTGAGCACTACCCAGAACTAACAAGATGTTTTGGGCCTCTGGTTCACTTATGGACCATGAGGTTTGAGGGAAAACATCGCTTTTTCAAAAGGGTGATACATGACACACAGAATTTCAAGAATGTCTTGAAAACTCTTGCAACCAGGCATCAGCACATGATGGCGTATCACCTCAGTGCACCATTGTTTTTCAGACCCCTCACACGAGCCTCAAGTGTCACCTCTGTCCAAATCGCCACACTGCCGCAAGTGGCCAAAGACTTCatagagacaaagacagaaagccAAAACATATATAGTACTTCAAAGGTCTCCATAAATGGCACAGATTTTGCAAATGgaatgtttgtgtctgcagacCAGACTGGAGGACTTCCAAATTTCAGCAGAATTGAACGTGTTCTGCTTGTGGATAACTCTGTTTCCTTTCTTTGCAGGAACTACAAGTGCTGGTACAGTGAGCATTTACGAtcatttgagctgacatcaacAGGCAACACCTCTGTGCTTCAGCTGTCAGAGTTAAATGACACT GAAATGGCAGCTCAAAACTTCCTACTTCATGTCCATACCTCCACAGACATTGTGAGGAAGATGACTCTATCGTCACGTCCAGAATCTGTGGATGAGTTAAAAACGATGATAGGAGAAAAGTTTAATCTTGACTTCAACTTCAGCCTATCATACCAAGATCCAGATTTTGATGGACAGTTATGTTCCCTTTTAGACATTGAGGAACTTCCACAGAAGGCTGTGCTGAAAGTGATCAGGTCTGAGAGTGATGCCAGTTCAGTAGCATCAGATGACACGATAATATTGCCTCATGCCATGACTCCAGACAGGGTCAACAGATGGCCTGATGTTTTTCCAGTGCCCATTTTTTCCTATGAGGTAGAATTCTTACTTAGTGATGGAAATGCTACATATGACAGAACAGGGAAAACTCTAAAGTTGTCCAGGCGACAAAAGCATGACATTCTTGAGACTCTTGCTGCCAAGATGCATAGCTTCAAAGCTTACCCCAATGATAAGGAGGTTTCAATGGTAGCAGAAGCACTTGTCATTAAGCATCCTTGTCTGAAAGAGCCAGGATCTCAGACGGGATGGTATGGTTGGAAAaatagtttaaagtttaagatgGGGAACTTCCGCACTAAGTTGAGTCGTGCAGGATTTCATGAGGTAGCTATAAATTCTGGGAAAAGGAGCCGGAACAACCCAAACAAACCATCTCCTCACACCAACATCAAAAGACCGAAGAGGGCAGAAGTGAATTTCCTTCCCAATTTCCCAAGAGGTGAAAATGCTGCAAGCCTTGAACGACTGAGACTGCAAATTGTAGATGAAGTGAAGAAGAGTGACAAGAACCTTTCTCTGATTGGAAAGTTAATGCAGACTACCTTTGCCCTTCGGCGCAATGAGATCGTCAGTGATGATCCCCCTGTTGATGAGATCCTGGAACGCTGGCCTGCACTCAAAATGGAGTCACaagtaaagacattttttgtacTACACCTATTTGAGCAGATCTATCACATATAA
- the LOC122992273 gene encoding uncharacterized protein LOC122992273 isoform X2: MAAQNFLLHVHTSTDIVRKMTLSSRPESVDELKTMIGEKFNLDFNFSLSYQDPDFDGQLCSLLDIEELPQKAVLKVIRSESDASSVASDDTIILPHAMTPDRVNRWPDVFPVPIFSYEVEFLLSDGNATYDRTGKTLKLSRRQKHDILETLAAKMHSFKAYPNDKEVSMVAEALVIKHPCLKEPGSQTGWYGWKNSLKFKMGNFRTKLSRAGFHEVAINSGKRSRNNPNKPSPHTNIKRPKRAEVNFLPNFPRGENAASLERLRLQIVDEVKKSDKNLSLIGKLMQTTFALRRNEIVSDDPPVDEILERWPALKMESQVKTFFVLHLFEQIYHI; the protein is encoded by the coding sequence ATGGCAGCTCAAAACTTCCTACTTCATGTCCATACCTCCACAGACATTGTGAGGAAGATGACTCTATCGTCACGTCCAGAATCTGTGGATGAGTTAAAAACGATGATAGGAGAAAAGTTTAATCTTGACTTCAACTTCAGCCTATCATACCAAGATCCAGATTTTGATGGACAGTTATGTTCCCTTTTAGACATTGAGGAACTTCCACAGAAGGCTGTGCTGAAAGTGATCAGGTCTGAGAGTGATGCCAGTTCAGTAGCATCAGATGACACGATAATATTGCCTCATGCCATGACTCCAGACAGGGTCAACAGATGGCCTGATGTTTTTCCAGTGCCCATTTTTTCCTATGAGGTAGAATTCTTACTTAGTGATGGAAATGCTACATATGACAGAACAGGGAAAACTCTAAAGTTGTCCAGGCGACAAAAGCATGACATTCTTGAGACTCTTGCTGCCAAGATGCATAGCTTCAAAGCTTACCCCAATGATAAGGAGGTTTCAATGGTAGCAGAAGCACTTGTCATTAAGCATCCTTGTCTGAAAGAGCCAGGATCTCAGACGGGATGGTATGGTTGGAAAaatagtttaaagtttaagatgGGGAACTTCCGCACTAAGTTGAGTCGTGCAGGATTTCATGAGGTAGCTATAAATTCTGGGAAAAGGAGCCGGAACAACCCAAACAAACCATCTCCTCACACCAACATCAAAAGACCGAAGAGGGCAGAAGTGAATTTCCTTCCCAATTTCCCAAGAGGTGAAAATGCTGCAAGCCTTGAACGACTGAGACTGCAAATTGTAGATGAAGTGAAGAAGAGTGACAAGAACCTTTCTCTGATTGGAAAGTTAATGCAGACTACCTTTGCCCTTCGGCGCAATGAGATCGTCAGTGATGATCCCCCTGTTGATGAGATCCTGGAACGCTGGCCTGCACTCAAAATGGAGTCACaagtaaagacattttttgtacTACACCTATTTGAGCAGATCTATCACATATAA